The Medicago truncatula cultivar Jemalong A17 chromosome 4, MtrunA17r5.0-ANR, whole genome shotgun sequence genome includes a region encoding these proteins:
- the LOC25492325 gene encoding F-box/LRR-repeat protein At4g14103: MACSDEKHDRLSNLSDDLICHICSFLSTKESYRTCVLSKRWESICTKIPNLHFQLPEISDPVMSKEEIKSLQLAFQRRSDNIVKLMLDSKMGCQPHDVHLWVSKAFVNFALLRRTENIRKLRLDSEKGCQSHDVHMWVSKALDLKVQELDLDLFLHEKVLLPLQLSTCESLVVLKLRGRIQPTLNSSFHVYLPSLKILHLRETVTYSMFDDGMEYDLNNFLSGCPHLEELLLHDTFALPINTSFHLLKRLFLLLYMPTSSIKCCPLQINAPSLEVLHVGDVSLTPRKYDLTNLSTLDEAAICICKRPDFNNLYTLLKGLSNVKTLALGSKTFHFLSMEDKLDSLHLLTFHNLLFLTVEISENCSWNMLINFLQNAPKLKDLAIAVGVQCGKFEINSRRKEVGNSRWVEPSVTPACLTTSLITFEFKGIQNIKTELDFTRYIVSHSTKLQKVKIFTLSSKKRRVEKSLRKGSKKSSLLVWDINSIEDHLDSSKISMKTTQPS; encoded by the exons ATGGCGTGCTCTGATGAAAAACATGATCGATTAAGCAATCTCTCAGACGATTTGATTTGTCATATTTGTTCTTTCCTATCAACAAAAGAGTCTTATAGAACATGTGTTCTATCCAAAAGATGGGAGTCGATCTGCACCAAGATTCCCAACCTTCACTTTCAATTACCAGAGATTTCAGACCCTGTGATGTCCAAAGAAGAAATCAAATCTTTACAGCTCGCTTTCCAAAGACGCTCCGATAATATAGTTAAACTAATGCTTGACAGTAAGATGGGCTGCCAGCCACATGATGTACACTTGTGGGTTTCAAAGGCATTTGTAAATTTTGCTCTCCTAAGACGCACCGAAAATATAAGAAAACTAAGGCTTGATAGCGAAAAAGGCTGCCAGTCACATGATGTACACATGTGGGTTTCAAAGGCATTAGATCTCAAGGTCCAGGAACTTGACTTGGATCTGTTTCTCCATGAAAAAGTTTTATTGCCGCTCCAGCTTTCCACGTGTGAGTCACTCGTGGTCTTAAAATTGCGGGGCAGAATTCAACCAACACTCAATTCTTCTTTTCATGTATATTTACCGTCACTAAAGATTCTTCATCTCCGTGAAACTGTGACATATTCTATGTTTGATGATGGTATGGAGTATGATCTCAATAATTTTCTATCTGGTTGTCCACATTTGGAGGAACTTCTTTTACATGATACCTTTGCATTACCGATCAACACCTCTTTTCACTTATTGAAGAGATTATTCCTTTTGTTATATATGCCTACTTCTTCTATTAAGTGTTGTCCACTACAAATTAATGCCCCGTCACTTGAAGTTCTTCATGTAGGTGATGTTTCATTGACTCCTAGAAAATATGACTTGACAAACTTATCCACTCTTGATGAAGCTGCTATTTGCATTTGCAAGCGTCCGGATTTTAACAATTTGTATACACTCTTGAAAGGACTTTCTAATGTCAAAACATTGGCTCTCGGTTCTAAAACTTTTCAT TTTCTCAGCATGGAGGACAAACTTGACAGCTTGCATCTTCTCACTTTtcacaatttattatttttaacagtTGAAATATCTGAGAATTGCAGTTGGAATATGCTCATCAACTTTCTACAGAATGCTCCAAAACTTAAGGATCTTGCAATTGCGGTTGGAGTTCAGTGT GGAAAATTTGAAATCAATTCCCGAAGAAAGGAGGTTGGAAACTCTAGATGGGTGGAGCCATCAGTAACTCCGGCATGTCTTACAACCAGTCTCATTACATTTGAATTTAAAGGAATTCAAAACATTAAAACTGAGTTGGACTTTACGCGATATATTGTAAGTCACTCAACTAAGTTACAGAAGGTAAAGATTTTCACACTCAGTTCAAAGAAAAGAAGAGTAGAAAAAAGTTTACGCAAGGGGTCAAAGAAATCCTCCTTACTAGTATGG GATATTAATTCAATTGAAGATCATTTGGATTCCTCCAAGATTTCAATGAAGACCACTCAACCCTCTTAA
- the LOC25492327 gene encoding F-box/LRR-repeat protein At4g14103, with protein MACSDEKHDRLSNLSDDLICHILSFLSTKECYRTCFLSTRWESICTKIPNLHFQLPEISDPELSKEIKFVNVALLRRTENIRKLRLDGEKGCQPHDVHMWVSKALDLKVQELDLGLLLHEKTLLPLRLSTCESLVVLKLQGRIQPTLNSAFHVYLPSLKILHLRETVRYSMVDDGKEYDLNNFLSGCPHLEELLLHETFALPINTSFHLLKRLFLCLYMPTSVIKCCPLQINVPSLEVLSMVDFSLKPRKYDFTNLSTLDEAALCICKRPVFNNLYTLLKGLSNVKTLALGSKTFHFLSMEDKLDNLHLLTFHNLLYLTVEISENCNWNMLVSFLQNAPKLKDLAVMRKIEINSRRKEVGNSSWVEPLVTPACLATTLITFEFKGIQNIKTDLDFTRYIVSHSSKLLKVKIFTPTAKKRRVEKSLRMGLKKSSLLVWDINSIEDHLDFTKISMTTTRPS; from the exons ATGGCGTGCTCTGATGAAAAACATGATCGATTAAGCAATCTCTCAGACGATTTGATTTGTCATATTTTGTCTTTCCTATCAACCAAAGAGTGTTATAGAACATGTTTTCTATCCACAAGATGGGAGTCGATCTGCACCAAGATTCCCAACCTTCACTTTCAATTACCAGAGATTTCAGACCCTGAGTTGTCCAAAGAAATCAAATTTGTAAATGTTGCTCTCCTAAGACGCACCGAAAATATAAGAAAACTAAGGCTTGATGGTGAGAAAGGCTGCCAGCCACATGATGTACACATGTGGGTTTCAAAGGCATTAGATCTCAAGGTCCAGGAACTTGACTTGGGTTTGCTTCTCCATGAAAAAACCTTATTGCCGCTTAGACTTTCCACGTGTGAGTCACTCGTGGTCTTAAAATTGCAGGGCAGAATTCAACCAACACTCAATTCTGCTTTTCATGTATATTTACCGTCACTAAAGATTCTTCATCTCCGTGAAACTGTGAGGTATTCTATGGTTGATGACGGTAAAGAGTATGATCTCAATAATTTTCTGTCTGGTTGTCCACATTTGGAGGAACTTCTTTTACATGAGACCTTTGCATTACCGATCAACACCTCTTTTCACTTATTGAAGAGATTATTCCTTTGTTTATATATGCCTACTTCTGTTATTAAGTGTTGTCCACTACAAATTAATGTCCCGTCACTTGAAGTTCTTTCTATGGTTGATTTTTCATTGAAACCTAGAAAATATGACTTTACAAACTTGTCCACTCTTGATGAAGCTGCTCTTTGCATTTGTAAGCGTCCGGTTTTTAACAATTTGTATACACTCTTGAAAGGACTTTCTAATGTCAAAACATTGGCTCTCGGTTCTAAAACTTTTCAT TTTCTCAGCATGGAGGACAAACTTGACAACTTACATCTTCTCACTTTtcacaatttattatatttaacgGTTGAAATATCTGAGAATTGCAATTGGAATATGCTCGTCAGCTTTCTACAGAATGCTCCAAAACTTAAGGATCTTGCAGTTATG agaaaaattgaaatcaattccCGGAGAAAGGAGGTTGGAAACTCGAGTTGGGTGGAGCCATTAGTAACTCCGGCATGTCTTGCAACAACTCTCATTACATTTGAATTTAAAGGAATTCAAAACATTAAAACTGACCTGGACTTTACGCGATATATTGTAAGTCACTCAAGTAAGTTACTGAAGGTAAAGATTTTCACACCCACTGCAAAGAAAAGAAGAGTAGAAAAAAGTTTACGCATGGGGTTAAAGAAATCCTCCTTATTAGTATGG GATATTAATTCAATTGAAGATCATTTGGATTTCACCAAGATTTCAATGACGACTACTCGACCCTCTTAA